CCGAGCGAGCGCGTGAGCTGGGAGGTCGCGAAAACATGGAGCACGTGGCCGAGAAAAGGGAGCTTGAGCGTCATTCGGTCGATGATGCGCTTCGAGCCTTCCCGCTTCGACCAGAAGTAGAAAAAGCCGCCTCCCCCTGCGAGCACGAGGAGGATGATGACGATGTGCGCGCGTAAGGTGTTCGCTATCGCGAGGAGCACCCGGGTCAAGATCGGGAGGTCGGCGTCGAACCCTTCGAAGAATCCGGCGAATCGTGGCACGACCCAGAGCAACAGAAACGCGGCCGCGAAGATGAGCGACACGAAGAGAAAGGCCGGGTAGACGAGCGCCGCCACGACTTTCTTCTTGGTGCCTTCGGTGAGCTTGAGGTACTTGACGTAGCGCTGGATCACTTCCTCCAGCCCTCCGCTCTTCTCTCCCGCCATCAACGAGGCGGAATAGATGCTGGGGAAGAGCGTGCCGTGAGATCGGAAAGCGTCCGAGAGCGCGGTACCCGATTTCACCTTGTCGCGGACATCCTGGAGCACCTGCCGGAACAACGGGTTCTTCATGCGCTCGAGCATGATGTCGAGTGACTGCACGAGCGGCAGGCCGGCTCTCAGAAGAGCCGCGAGCTCCTGGTTGAAGAGCGTGAACTCCGTCTGCGTGATACGCTGCCGGCCGCGCGTGAGGAGCGTGCGCAAAGACGGCACTCCCAGACTCCGGCGGATCCAGAAGACGTGGTATCCCCTATCGGAAAGCTCGCTCCGCAGCGCAAGCTCGCTGTCCGCCGTGAAGGCATGCTCCTCGATATCACCCGCCGAGGTTCCCACTTTCGCGACGAATTGCGACATCGACCGTCAGCTCGCATTCACGTTGGAGTCGGCAGCGGAGACGCTCGACGAACCCGGGGGCGCGAGAACCCAATCTGTCCGAATCATATCGGCTCGTGGCGCCACGATGTTGTGCGAACGGAGTTAATCTCTATTCTCCATAGGGTTACGAGCGAAAGCTAAAGTATAGTATAACATGACTAAGGCCCGGCGCCGTTGCAGTCAAGCCGCTTCCCCATTCCGGATACCCGTACGGGCGTCGGTTTCTTCCAGGAGATTTCATGAAATCGCGGGATATCGACTCCGAGGCGGCCCGGGTCGTCGCCGTAAACCGCAAGGCCACTCACGACTACGAGCTTCTCGAGCGATTCGAAGCCGGACTCGTGCTGGTGGGTACCGAAGTGAAGGCGGCCCGCGAGGGGCGCGTGAACCTCAAAGACGGATACGCGGCGCCCCGGGACGGCGAGCTGTTCCTGTTTCAGATCCGGATCAGTCCTTACTCGCACGGCTCGTTCGAGAACCATGAGCCGGAGCGACCCCGCAAGCTGCTGCTCCACAAGCGAGAGCTCAGACGGCTGATCGGGAAGATTACCGAAAGGGGATTGACCCTGATACCGACTCGCCTCTACTTCAAGAACGGGCGGCTCAAGGTCGAGATCGCTCTCGCCCGCGGGAAGCGACTGCACGACCAGCGCCGCGCGGCGCGGGAGCGAGACGTGAAGCGGGACATCGAAGCCGCCCTCAAGGAGCGAAATCGGTAGTAGTTGCTTAGCGCTCGGCGCCGTTCTCGGCCTCGGATTCCTTGTAGATGTACTTGATGTTGTGCTTCAACAGAAGCACGTTGGGTTGATCGTTGCGGTTTAGCTTCAAGCAGTTCTTGTCGTACCACTCGATGACGCCCCGTATCTCTTCCCCGTCCTGCAGGACCACTACCATCGGGGTCTTGTTGTTCATCTGCTTGAGATAGTAGAAGCTTTCGGCGTTGGTCTGCTCGGGAGGTACTCGCCTCGGCCGCGGCGGGCCCTTGGGAGCCATCTGGTCCTTCAGGTCGGTCAAATTCGGCCGAATCAGCTTGCGGTTCACGGCGTGTTACCTCGGTTCTCGATTCAGGAAAAACCCAATTCGGAAAGGCACCCTCCCGCCCAGCGCGGAGTACCGCGTCTTCCTGTCTCTTATGGACCTGCCGGTAAGCCGACGACTCGTGACCCTGAATGGCCTAGGGGCAGGCGTTTTTTTGGAGAAATTGCACTAGTTATTTTGCGATAGCTACAGTAAGAAAAGTTTATCAAATGGGGGCCGGGCAAAGCAAACCCGCGGAATCACGCGTTCCGCAAGCGGTTGAGCTCGTGAATCAATCGTCCCGAAGTGATGCGCTTGTTCAAATAGCGGTCTCTCAAATCCTCGAGGCCGCCTTCGACGAGCGAGTACGCCTGAATCCAAACGCCCAGCGGCGCTTTCGCCGACAGTCGATCCAGATCGGCCGTCCGATCGACGTGGACGGGGACGCCGCCCGCCAGGTGGGTGGCGACGTCCCGAACCACCCCAAGAAGGAGATTCAACAGGAGCTGGAGCCGGCTCTCCTTCGAGAGTGACTCGGACAGGGCCACGAGCTCCCTCTCGGGTTTTCCTTCAGCGACGATCTCGGCGAGACGAAACGCCTCGTCGCGGAGATCGGAGAAGGGCTCGTCGTTCAGCGAAAGTGCCCTCGAGACGCTTCCTTGCGACAAAGCAGCGAGCAGGCGGGCCTGGGACTCCGACAGGTCGTGCTCCCGTCTCAGGAGGTCGGCGACCTCTTCGGTCGAGAGTGGCGCGAAGCGGAAGATCTGACAGCGGGACACGAGGGTCGGAAGGATTGCCGCCAGGTTCGAGGTCACGAGCACCAGCACGGCCCAAGGAGGTGGCTCCTCGAGCGTCTTCAGAATGGTATTGGCCGCACTCGGATTCAGACGGTCCGCGTCCGCTATGATGCCGACGCGCATCCGTCCCTCGAAGGGCCGAAACGGCATCTCCGAAGCGATGAGACGGACCGCCTCGACTTTGATTTGCCCCCCGGCCCCCTCGGGACGCACGATTCGCACGTCCGGGTACTCGCCGCGCTCGATCCGGGAGCAGACCGGGCATGCGCCGCAGCCGTTCCCCCCGGAGACTTTGCAGTTCAGAGCCTGAGCCAGCGTGATCGCCGCCCGCAACTTACCCACCCCGGGGGGACCGGTGAACAAGAGGCTCGGGGGCACGTTTCCCGATCGCGCGATGCTCTCGAGCAGTGCGATCAGGCGCGCATTCCCCCGGAGCGCATCAAACGACACGGCGTCTCCGAAGTCGTTCCCAGACGAGCTCGTGTACTCTCGCTCGGCTGCCGTCGGCGGGGACGACGAGAAAGCGTTTCGATTCGCGACGGGCCATTCCCAGATAGCCCGCGCGCACGCGTTCGTGAAACTGCAGATCCTCCTCCTCGAAGCGCCCCTCGCGACTCCTCGAGACGCTGGCGCGGTTTCGGCTGCGGGCGCGTCGCAGTCCCTGGGCCGGGGCGAGATCGAAGAGCAGTGTGATGTCGGGACGAAACCCCCCGGTGAGAGCCTTGTCGATGGAGCGAATGCGCCGCAGCGGAAGTCCTCTTCCGTACCCCTGGTAGGCGATGGTGGAGTCGGTGAAACGGTCGCAGACGACGATCAATCCCGCCTCGAGCGCCGGCCACACCACCTCGCGCAGGTGCTGAGCCCGGTCGGAGAAGTAGAGTCCGAGCTCGGCCTCGGCACTCATCCCGTGATTTTTCGTGCTCAGGATCACTTGGCGGATCTGACGGCCGATCGAGGTTCCGCCCGGCTCCCGGGTCAGCAGCGACGGATGGCCTTCACGGCGAAGACGTCTCGCAAGGAGTCGGGCCTGGGTGGACTTCCCGCAGCCTTCGATGCCTTCTAGCGTGAGGAACAAATCCGACTCTACGCCGAGCTCATACGGCGGCGCCCGCCACCATCGTCAAGTAGCGGTGGGAACAATTGAGGAGCAGGGAGCTCGCAAGCGTAATGGGCTGGCTCAGATCGGTGATGAGGGCGATGCCCTCGTTCGTCTCCTGAATGCATTTGACGATCAGGTAGAAGTTCTCGGTGCTCATCGAGAGGATCTCGATGTGATCGTCTCCCCTCATGGCCGCGAGGTTCTCGAGGTAGTGCACGAAGGCGGGGAGCTTGTCCACGATCAGCCGATCGGCGGTCTCCTCGGGAGCGGTGACCACCGCGGAGTCGATCTCCTCCGAGTCGAGATCGAAGAAAAACGCTGCGAGAAGCGAGGGAGTCTGCTCGCGGATCTCCCCGAGGATCTGTTGCTGTATCGGTTTGCGATCGGCCTCGCTGGAAGGGGGAAGGCCGAGATCCTGCGGGTGGACGAGCGGAGGCTCGGTGGCGAGACTCTTCGTGGACACCGGCCCGCTCTGCTCCAGCATTTCCTGGAGACGGCTCGTGCGCCCCTTGGCTCCCTGCTGCCGCGACTTCCAGATGTCGGGAGAAAAGTCGGATTGGAAGACTTTCGCCGACGTGTCGTCGCGATCCAGGATCTCGAGGATCTTGTTGAGCGCTTCCTTCTTTTCGAATGTCGCGCCGCCCTCGGTCTCCAGGTAGGCGTTGGAGAAGCGCCCCCGCACCTGGAGAATCATCCCCGTGCCCTTGTTCGTCAGCACCTCGAGAGAGCCGGTGTGGCCCTCCTTCTCGAGCCGTTTCAGGAGATCCCGCAGCGGATCCGAGGCGAAGATTTGGGCGAAGATCTCCTTGCGGTTGGACAAGCCGCGCAGCATGTGAGCCATGTCGAGGGGCAGCTCGTAGATCGAGATCTTGCCCTCCTTCAACTCCGCGGCGTTGCGAAGCCTCAAGGTCGCTTCGTTTCCGAGGAAGAATTTGTTCATCCCCAAGCGGAAAATGATGTTGATCTGCTCCCCGATGTAGAAAAGGATCAGACCCTCGGCGTCGGGAAGCGTAATCTCGACGTATCCGGAGAGATTGACGTCCTCGCAATGCCGCACGATGCTGTCGAAGGGCGTGGTCCTCGTCGAGAGGTCTTGTGAGAGGAGCTTGCTTCCGGGAAACCGCATCTCGAATCGCTTTCGCCAGGCCAGTACCCGGTTCAATCGAAGTCGGTTGGCAAACGATAATGATTCCGGCGGGGCAGTTTAGCAGAGGTGCTTTCGACCCGGCAAGGCCGACCTGCCGGCCCTGGCAGGGTGATGAAAAACTCGGCCCACCCTGCGCGAGCGGAGCGAGCCCGGCGCGCTTGCCGCGCCGTAAGCAGCCCGAGCCGTGGCGGCACGATCGACTACGGGTCCCGCCACGGCATTGAGCTCTCTGGAGAGAAAGGCGGGCTGTAGCTCTTCGTCGCCCCGACGCGAGTACCATTCGGCGCTTCGTGATACCATTTTTTATTCATGGCCTTTCGCAAGAGGCGGAAAGATCCCTTCGCCGAGATCCAAGCTTGTCTCCAGAAGCGTGACTACAAAGGCTC
The Vicinamibacteria bacterium genome window above contains:
- a CDS encoding type II secretion system F family protein, which produces MSQFVAKVGTSAGDIEEHAFTADSELALRSELSDRGYHVFWIRRSLGVPSLRTLLTRGRQRITQTEFTLFNQELAALLRAGLPLVQSLDIMLERMKNPLFRQVLQDVRDKVKSGTALSDAFRSHGTLFPSIYSASLMAGEKSGGLEEVIQRYVKYLKLTEGTKKKVVAALVYPAFLFVSLIFAAAFLLLWVVPRFAGFFEGFDADLPILTRVLLAIANTLRAHIVIILLVLAGGGGFFYFWSKREGSKRIIDRMTLKLPFLGHVLHVFATSQLTRSLGTLLSGGIPLVQAIDIAASSIGNRHVGAAVRPVAARVREGKAFSSSLEETKEFSNLTIEMVKVGENTGGLAEMLHSVADFADEEIDNRLTLMLSMLAPVVLLFMGGLVALILLSIYLPMFDLINAARQGL
- the smpB gene encoding SsrA-binding protein SmpB, whose product is MKSRDIDSEAARVVAVNRKATHDYELLERFEAGLVLVGTEVKAAREGRVNLKDGYAAPRDGELFLFQIRISPYSHGSFENHEPERPRKLLLHKRELRRLIGKITERGLTLIPTRLYFKNGRLKVEIALARGKRLHDQRRAARERDVKRDIEAALKERNR
- a CDS encoding RNA chaperone Hfq, with product MNRKLIRPNLTDLKDQMAPKGPPRPRRVPPEQTNAESFYYLKQMNNKTPMVVVLQDGEEIRGVIEWYDKNCLKLNRNDQPNVLLLKHNIKYIYKESEAENGAER
- the holB gene encoding DNA polymerase III subunit delta', with amino-acid sequence MSFDALRGNARLIALLESIARSGNVPPSLLFTGPPGVGKLRAAITLAQALNCKVSGGNGCGACPVCSRIERGEYPDVRIVRPEGAGGQIKVEAVRLIASEMPFRPFEGRMRVGIIADADRLNPSAANTILKTLEEPPPWAVLVLVTSNLAAILPTLVSRCQIFRFAPLSTEEVADLLRREHDLSESQARLLAALSQGSVSRALSLNDEPFSDLRDEAFRLAEIVAEGKPERELVALSESLSKESRLQLLLNLLLGVVRDVATHLAGGVPVHVDRTADLDRLSAKAPLGVWIQAYSLVEGGLEDLRDRYLNKRITSGRLIHELNRLRNA
- the tmk gene encoding dTMP kinase, which produces MFLTLEGIEGCGKSTQARLLARRLRREGHPSLLTREPGGTSIGRQIRQVILSTKNHGMSAEAELGLYFSDRAQHLREVVWPALEAGLIVVCDRFTDSTIAYQGYGRGLPLRRIRSIDKALTGGFRPDITLLFDLAPAQGLRRARSRNRASVSRSREGRFEEEDLQFHERVRAGYLGMARRESKRFLVVPADGSRARVHELVWERLRRRRVV